Within the Montipora foliosa isolate CH-2021 chromosome 11, ASM3666993v2, whole genome shotgun sequence genome, the region gtacgtacgtacgtgcgtccgtccgccccttcatgtatgccaatgtgaccagtacacgtaaccattcacgggctcaagtttagagctcatcaaggaggcaataggCGCCTTGCACTAAGAAGTCACGTGATCttttccgccatgttggagggcaaacaaatcGGTTGCTACGGGAAACAATGGCTTCCTCGTGGGATCACGAAAGGTTAGTTACGCAAATATTTGCACTAATAGCTTCTTTGTTTCGGAACAAAACGATCCTTATCCACTCCTCAAATTTGAATTATACCCAAAGAACCTCTGTGATCGAgcatttgcattcactttcacTTCTAACGCGCTAGGCGAAAGTTTATTTCAGCTTATTCATGAATTGATCGATTCCGTGATTCATCCCGATCACTGACTCATTCATTCGATTTTTGCAAGATTTCCTTTGCCAGGGCGAGGTAAAGAGCGATAAGTTAAAATAGCTGAGAATTGTAGTCTAGTTGTATGTCTACAAAATGCGAAAAATCGAAGATTGTGGCTATTTAGCTTGGTTTGATTTGAATTTGATTTTCCCAGTGATCCAAGCGTGGACCTCTCACGTTTGCCGAAGTTGACCTTTACAGACGTAGAGAAATATGCCGCAACTTCCACAGGATGCGAAAGCACTGCAAAAgcttacaaatattttgcagAACCAGGATATCTCCATAACATCAAAGGTAAGTGCATGGTAAATAAATTTGGTATTAGCATATGAAAAGTCTCCTGAAAATTGCTGACCTTTGCGCCTCTCATGTTAAGAAAATATCGAtggcttgtgttttcagaatttgCAAAGTCTGGCAATTTCTGCATACATATGAAAAACGTATGGTACTGATCCTTAATTTGACCTGGCCCCACGCATTTAcgtatttatactaaattaaattttatttttttaagtagTTTCACTGCTTAGAAACTGATCCAAGttaattttacaaatatttcagTTACATATGGTGACTCGGAGGCGGTAGTTTCAGCCAGATGCTACAGATCAATGAAGAAAAACGAAACACCACACTCCCTTCAAGTGATAATTGGTATGGATCAAACAACAGTGTCTGGAAAGTGTTCTTGTGTAGCAGGTGCTGGAGGGATTTGTCACCATGTTGTGGGCCTTCTTTTTTACTTGTCACACTGTAAGCAACTTGGGCTAAAGAGCCTACCTGATGATCTGACATGTACTATGATGGCACAGCGATGGAGTATTCCAAGGGGAAACCGCATAAGTCCTCAATGTGTGGATGCCTTGATGGTGAAGAAGCCTCAGGAGGGTGCAAACTATGATAAATTCATTAAAACTACTCTATACTCGCCTGCATCCCAGTATCATATTCTGGGCCCTAATGAAAAAGCTAAACTCAAAAGTCTAAATCCTGAGCCTTTGCTGTGGAGTTTGTTACCAGATCTGGAAAACTTTGCAAGCTCACAACTGCCCTCTGTACAAACCAAATTCGGAATGGTGCCAAAGGGGTCTGTAATATCTTACCAACAAAGGCTCACAGAAAAATATGTTATAAACAATTACGCCCAAACCACATTCCCCAAGCTGCCCCTGCCTGATGCAGGTGAAAGGTTTAAAAACAATGTGTCAATTTGTTTGAACAGCAACAAATTAGCAAAGTTAGAGTCATTGTCTGTCACTTTAGAAATGGCGCATGCCTTAGAAGAAAAAACCAGAGAACAGGATGAAAGTGACCTTTGGCATTCATTACGAAAAAAAAGAATCACTGCAAGCAAGTTTGGAGTAGTGGCAAGAAGAATTTCTAATTTTGATACTCTGGTTAAACAACTTCAGCCATCTAGGCTTGTACAGACAGCTGCTATGAAGCGGGGCATAGAAATGGAGGGAAGAGCAGCATACATATATGCCACTAAAGCAAAGCAAGGGAAGGTAAACTTGTACCCAAGTGGTCTGGTTATAAATCCAAAATGCCCCTGGCTTGGAAGTTCCCCTGACAGGAAGGTTTATGATATTGAGGCAGCTCAAAATGGTTCATCAAGTCCCTGTGGCTTGTTTGAAACGAAGGTCGTCCAAGAAGGAACAACCAGCTTAGATGATGTGGCTTACCTTAAGCATGACCCCATTTCAAATGAACTAACTCTAAACAAGAAACATGTTTATTATCTACAAGTACAATGCCAACTAGGTACTACTGGCCTGGATTGGTGTGACTTTTTCTGTTATATTAATGatgatttgtttttttgccaaagaatagtatttgatcctattttttttcaagaatgTAAGGATAAGGTTGACATGTTTTATTTTACCTATTTTTTGTAAGATCACTTACATTACTGTAATAAGTCTAATGATAACACCCTGTGGCACCTAAGACTgattatttttcaaaattaatggtCCCTGAAAATTGACGAGCAAACATGCCACTGTCCACATCTGATTGACAGTGCCCAAAAGTGACATAGGAATTTCAGAGTCAAAAAGATGAAATTCCTTAATTCGACGAATTGCCCTCTCCACATGGATCCGTATTTTTGCtatggtttttgttttcttgacttCTTCCGGTGAAAACTGTGCATGATTCAAAAGATATGGTGGAAGGTTTAGCTGTACCCCTTTACTACGTAAAATATCATCTATATTGAAACCCTTATCTGCCATCACACCATCATTACGCTCTAAAAGATCTAAAATTCCGCAACACTTTGTTAGTTCCTTGTCTGAAATAGAACCAGTATAGAGTGAGGATACAAAAGAAACTGCTCCGTGTGGGGTGATACCAACAAGGGACTTTAAGGTAGTGCCACTTTTGTATGAGCTGTACATTTGAGACTGCAACAGAAGGGATGATGGTACCTGAACCTTAATCTCTGTGCAGTCTATAATTACACGTGTGCTAGGATACAAATCCTTAAATACCTGGGGCATGTACTTCAGAACGACTTCTCGTGAGGGCCATATGGGCTGGAcgccaagaaaaaaatacaaataatttgCCCAGGTAACAACTTTTCTACTAACTGTAGACTCATGTACATTAAATCGATGAGCCAAATCCTGTTGAAAAAGGCCCAACCTTATTCTTACTAGGAACAAAAACAACTCGTCAATAAGGGCCATTGTTCTGCCACCAGGACGTGTAAATGGGGAAGATGTGCTATTTGTGTAGCAATATTGCATTGTTTCTGCACAAGGTTTAACAAATTCATAAAATGTTACAAGATGATGATAACTTGGAAAACCAGTATAAAACTTAATACTGTCATTATCTGTTGAAAACCGCTCAAGACCAAATTTACAGATTTTGAAAGCTTCAACTTGGGATCTAAGGTCTCTTATTTCTGCTCTTGCCATTAAAAGTTGTTCCTTGATGTTGGGTTCCTCGACAGTAGGATCATTGGGTTCATGTGAAGGATGGGTGGCTTTGACTACCTCACTATTTTCACTGCCAGTATCTTTAACAGCcctgttaaaaaataatatttacaatggCTCGATCAAAGTAGCTCTTTTGGTGTAATGCATATTTAAAGAGCGGATAAAGATTGTTTTGTGCCAAAACAAAGAAGATCATGGAGATAAATAAAAATGGTTTGTAACTCCCTTCTCAATTTTCCcttgataaaataataaaattcaaaattacAGAATGCTAAGACACAGAGAAACCTTTTTAACCGCACAAGCTAACATACAGAATAAGGCAACGTAGAATTTGTTTACAATTCAaggtattatttttttttttgatcataAACTATTAATTGATACTGTGAGGAAAAATATGATCCTGATCACAGGAGACTCTGTACTCACTCATCCAACTGTTGGAAACTGCGTATTAGCTCTCGTCTGGGAGGTTTGCGATGCCATTGAAACTGCGTCGGGATTGCCCCACTTTTAAGTCTTTTTCGTCCCAAATTGTCCACATCAGGTAGGTAGTCAACCATTTGAAAATGTTCAGAACATACCCTGGTGTTCGGAGTGATCTACATGTGTATTGTCGATGACTTTTTAGATGGCGCATTATCTGAGCTTAATGCAACACAGAAAATGATCACGAACAAGACGCTTTCCTCACCTGAAAACGTTCTCCTTCATCCCGTCGAATTTTTGCGATCCACTGCCTTCGCCGTTCAAGGCTACTCGGGAAACGATGGAATGACAATGCACTGTTATAGCGACTATCATTTGTGCAGAGTGGGACACAGCAATGGAACTTACTCATGTCTGTGTTAGCAAGTAAACAAACTTTAATTTTTCTCACCTTCACACAGTACTGCTCAAACGCTACAGTTCTGGAAAACTACATCGCCTTATCATCACCTAACAATACTGATCAACTTAAAAATCGGCAAAAAACGACGTTGAAACTGAATTCGAATCGGCTCATGATATGACGCGCCAGCTGGTGATAcagtgaaaaaaatggaaaataaaagcTTTCCGAAACATCCAAAACATCAGTAAGTTTGTAACCATTACAGTCCGTGGTCAAGGATCGTTTTGTTCCGAAACAAAGAAGCTATTAGTGCAAATATTTGCGTAACTAACCTTTCGTGATCCCACGAGGCAGCCATTGTTTCCCGTAGCAACCgatttgtttgccctccaacatggcggaaaaGATCACGTGACTTCTTAGTGCAAGGCGCctatactccatttgacactaactagtttacagcatacatctttgatattggacatcaatgttatggtcaattgacacctgtcaaaacaaggtatccgctgaccagtatcacgtgatcatatagcgggctcaagatagaccttatcgaggtcacctgtttttttgaagttgaccgctgaccagggactgcttgttgattggatcgcaggctcaggtcatcagacacacacacacctgatcgaggcttaattttcgcgctctttctgtggctcgacgcggctacagagccacgctacgtcagcaaagctcttgacagtcgatgcttttcgtgttcaggtacggtttggaaaatatatttttcttgcatttttccctggtttcagtccaggtttaacataatatagctgtggtcaggacacactggtggctacgtagttattcaagtcaagcattggagcgatataaacttaaagctgagtgtttattttgaatttgttttgggctgctttttgctctgaattgcagtttttggtatgtgttaagatttttaattttgaatctactaaggttgcaagatgcctggacggcctatgacagaagaacagaaacgaaagaagagagaaagaaaacgagaacgacaaaacggtacaccagtaatagcttaaagttggtggaagaagttactccacaaattattttcttggacactaaaccgtttgttatttctacggatgagttatttcaagtggatgcatatttctaaaaagttgtttagacgttttttcctttgctcaggaatgaaactcgaatttttattgttaactgcaattaaataacaatcatctgtactcttttaagacagaaataatcgatcttttgctggtttgtttggctttaaaattaaatgcgagcgaacaagaagtttttactccgcttgcctaattgttttttgatgtgcctcgacagtgacaagaaaattttgcacttgtgttctacacatgtaatcgcgacgagttctcgcaaaaagtaaggagaaatatcaccagcttgtgttttcagaagtttgtttagagcacgtgcaggtaatttgttggagatcttgtttgaagtttgtcctttctagccgattctggttctaagccaagctggcgtgtttcaatgaagtacatcaaaatgtaaatgatctcattttcagagataaagttgaataaataaagtacgatctctcacatcacgagctatagtacgtctgtgatgtctaattttagcgtgattcctattcgctggcttttgacagtcgactctgaaagggcttctttccttttcagttcgcttgctcagtgaggatttgcttgttttcttttcaaactcttgccattcaagaaaaaataattgcctaactggtgaattcaacagtagatttcgctggaaaaaccgatcaccattcgtgattcatgcgatcagtcggtttttcaggtgaaattaaccgtggaattcactagttaggcagcgaaaaaaatgacataattaagaaatttccggaaaaaccaaaaggcggacagttccaaagccttttattttcactaatcctacagccagtaagaataaacaagccgggagctccgcttttaggcttggctaaatctatatattattcgGTGAACTACAAAGGCCTTTCACAGGTCTATAAAAATCCCACATAAGCACAGTTTTCCATCCATGTCActttcaatttgattaattatgTCCAAAAGAACATGTTCACTAGATCTTAATTTGTTCGCGAAAACCATCATAAATCATGAAGAATATTGTGTTGCTCAAGAAAGTATGAGACGATAAtagattatttttttcaaaaataaggttaaaaacagaaagcagtgatATTGCTCATAATTAGATGGATCAGATTCGTCATCACTTTAATATATTGGGATTACTTTAGCAAGTTTAAGTTTGGAAGGATATACGCCGTTTTCGAGTGATTTGTTTATGAGCAAAGATAAAGGTTAACGTTAACTAATAATATGTGTAGCCGTTCTTAGAATAATATAGTCCGTATGCTCTATTTAGTGGAGTGGTCATTATCTCAAGTTCTATCTCAGGAGGCCAGACAGGGTTGAAAAAGAATGAACCAGCAAAATTCAACTTTGGTAAATATTCTGTGAATTGTTTAGGTGGATTTGGCATCTTAGAAGCCAAATTGTATCCTATGGATGAAAAATACTTATTAATTATGTCAGGAAAGTCAAAAGGATTGTGTGATATTTGATTTGTCTTCGGACATTTGAGGACGGTTATATCCTTACGGGCTTTGTTTTCTCTACCTAAAAGACTGTTGTTTCCTTCCCATATTTTCAGCTTAGCATTACTGACATTTTCCTGAACTGAATACTTGTGGAAATACCTTTTCTTGCTAATTCGCGAAAGCATCGAAATTTTATTGCGGTAGATCTTATGGGAGGCAGTCGGTTCACCAGAACAATACTGAAAGAAGCAGGAAAATTTGAATCCTATCGAGGTAAGTGTCTTCAACGTTCAGTCAGATCTACTCTATAGTGCTTCCAAAAAGCGTCTGTCGCAGTTTTTACTGATTTCTTACTGTTTCTTCTTACTACTCTGTAGTTCACGAGGACCTCACTGGGTCACTTTCTTTTTTGGTCTTCATCCACTCCTTGAATAACTTTTTCTTCCCTCTTTATAGGCCTCGTTCACTTTGTCATTTCACAAGGGTATCTCGCTTGTCAATGACCTTTTCTATTCCCTAaaactaattacatgtatatgtttcTGATGCCCGGCAAACTTTCCTACAGGGATACATCGTCTTCCTTACCGATAGATCGCTGCCTTGACTGAGTTCAAACTTGTCAAGTATTTCGGCGACGTCTTTCTCAAACTCCCTCCGCACTTCATCATCCTGAGGGTTTGCTTTCCACTGACTCCGCCGTCGGTTCAATTGAACAGAACGACTGGGCGATGATCCGTATCGAAGCAAACAATTGGGATGGCCCGAGCGTCTCTGATATTGTTCGCGGGAATCTATCCTGATAGAACCGGCGTGCAGTCTAAAACTATGCAATTACAATTCATCCCTGACTTTGGAATCACTGGAGTAAACTAAAGGACACATTACCAAACCAAGCTCTCCTGAAATAAACAGACACTAAACTCAAACTCGAACCGACCATGTTAGCGAACTACACTCCACAGAAAGAATACATGACGAATTACCCGAGAACTACATCAGTCGTCTTATAGGCTTAACAATAGTCTGTATAGTATACAGGTTTTCATCAGTCCTGATATACTTGAAGAATTAGCTCTGAGGTTTGGCAGAAAAGGTAAAAAGAGTGTATTTTTACCAGctcactgactgactgactgaatgactactgacttactgacttactgacttactgacttactgacttactgacttacttacttacttacttacttacttactgactcactcactcactcactcactcactcactcactcacttacttacttacttacttacttacttacttacttacttacttacttatacttacttacttacttactttcttactcacttacttacttacttacttacttacttacttacttacttaataaCTGCTTGCTTACTTATTTACCGAGCAATCGAACCGTGGTAAACCTTGATCATACATAATTTCCTCCTACTAACGAGCCACACAGCCGCCGGGCTTAAAAAAACTGTTGAGTAACAGAAAAGAAATACAGCGAAAAGGAAATAGAAGCATGCATGGACACAAatagacaagattgaaacggatttcaTTTGGGTAATCGGCCCAacctttttcaagttttcaaatcGCCTGAATAAAGATCGGTTtcgctcagaatcatcttgtttgtgatggaacgataattttatcagtaaaggaattccacgttaccattttcgagtttttgaAACTCGTGATTAAGTAACCATTTCCCCTTAACAGCccaaataacgtgacatagcccctttaagcgaATGATGGGCCGTCTACTTTAAGCACTTCCGTAGGACCTGGTGGTGGTGACCACTTCAAGGAGTGAATCATGTATGATAACTCTTCGTTTGGACTTGACAGACTATCTGTCCCTATTCTTCGCTTTGCTGggttaaaaaaatatgtataaTGCAAAAGGCGAAGTCGGTTAAACAAAAGGCTGAAATGTGCTTTTTGCTATAATCTTTTCAGTAAATTTGAAGTATAAAGTTCGTTGTAACTTATACGAAAAGTactgtttaattttgaaaatgtttaaaGCCAGCTTTTAACAGCTTTAACATGGGAAAGAATCAGAAGAATCGTGATTCGGCCTTTAAACCggaaacaacaataataaagtaATCTCAGTCATTGAGAGAGGCCGGAAAAAAGCGGCAAACGAGATTTCACAAGAGTGGTATTATATATACTCCATTAACGATCCATAAAACAACAGCAAATCTGACAGGTATCAAGGAAAATTCTGGCTGATGGCACCCATCGCCAATGCAGAGCAGAGCGCAAGGAAGTCGGTGGAAGGCAGAGAAGAGGTGCGAGATTTACTATTCAATGGACctttttagcttgtacgttttgttctCTCATTTCAGACGGCATGATGTTCCAAGggaattttccatttgtttttcgTACGTTATGCATACACATGC harbors:
- the LOC137975336 gene encoding uncharacterized protein gives rise to the protein MASSWDHESDPSVDLSRLPKLTFTDVEKYAATSTGCESTAKAYKYFAEPGYLHNIKVTYGDSEAVVSARCYRSMKKNETPHSLQVIIGMDQTTVSGKCSCVAGAGGICHHVVGLLFYLSHCKQLGLKSLPDDLTCTMMAQRWSIPRGNRISPQCVDALMVKKPQEGANYDKFIKTTLYSPASQYHILGPNEKAKLKSLNPEPLLWSLLPDLENFASSQLPSVQTKFGMVPKGSVISYQQRLTEKYVINNYAQTTFPKLPLPDAGERFKNNVSICLNSNKLAKLESLSVTLEMAHALEEKTREQDESDLWHSLRKKRITASKFGVVARRISNFDTLVKQLQPSRLVQTAAMKRGIEMEGRAAYIYATKAKQGKVNLYPSGLVINPKCPWLGSSPDRKVYDIEAAQNGSSSPCGLFETKVVQEGTTSLDDVAYLKHDPISNELTLNKKHVYYLQVQCQLGTTGLDWCDFFCYINDDLFFCQRIVFDPIFFQECKDKVDMFYFTYFL
- the LOC137975337 gene encoding uncharacterized protein, whose protein sequence is MAASWDHERAVKDTGSENSEVVKATHPSHEPNDPTVEEPNIKEQLLMARAEIRDLRSQVEAFKICKFGLERFSTDNDSIKFYTGFPSYHHLVTFYEFVKPCAETMQYCYTNSTSSPFTRPGGRTMALIDELFLFLVRIRLGLFQQDLAHRFNVHESTVSRKVVTWANYLYFFLGVQPIWPSREVVLKYMPQVFKDLYPSTRVIIDCTEIKVQVPSSLLLQSQMYSSYKSGTTLKSLVGITPHGAVSFVSSLYTGSISDKELTKCCGILDLLERNDGVMADKGFNIDDILRSKGVQLNLPPYLLNHAQFSPEEVKKTKTIAKIRIHVERAIRRIKEFHLFDSEIPMSLLGTVNQMWTVACLLVNFQGPLILKNNQS